In the Sebastes fasciatus isolate fSebFas1 chromosome 20, fSebFas1.pri, whole genome shotgun sequence genome, one interval contains:
- the rbp3 gene encoding retinol-binding protein 3 isoform X1, which produces MAKAIFLVAPLLVLGNVFFTHGSFSPTLIVDMAKIVMDNYCSPEKLQGMKQAIEAASSNTEVLNIPDAETLANVLSAGVQTTVSDPRLIVSYEPNYVPVVPPQMPALPPEQLIAVLQTSIKLDILEGNIGYLRIDHIIGEEVADKIGPLLLDLVWNKILPTSALIFDLRYTGSGDISGVPYIVSYFTEAEPQIHIDSVYDRPSNTTTKLFSLPALMGERYGITKPLIILTSKNTKGIAEDVAYCLQNLKRATVVGEKTAGGSVKVDKFKVADTDFYMTVPTAKSINPITGSTWEVTGVTPHVEVNAEDALATAIKIVNLRAQVPAIIEGSATLIADNYAFEDIGAHVAEKLKGLLANGEYSKVVSKESLEVKLSADLKTLSEDKSLKTTSNTPALPPMDYSPEMYIELIKVSFHSDIFENNIGYLRFDMFGDFEEVKAIAQIIIEHVWNKVVNTDAMIVDLRNNLGGPTTAIAGFCSYFFDADKQIVLDKLYDRPSGTTTELLTLPELTGARYGSKKSLIILTSGATAGAAEEFVYIMKKLGRAMIVGETTAGGSHPPKTFSVGETDIFLSIPTIHSDTAAGPAWERAGIAPHIPVAADAALETAKGIFNKHIAGQK; this is translated from the exons ATGGCGAAGGCTATCTTCCTGGTGGCACCACTGCTAGTTTTGGGGAATGTTTTCTTTACCCATGGCTCGTTTTCCCCCACCCTCATCGTAGATATGGCAAAAATCGTCATGGACAATTACTGCTCACCGGAGAAGCTGCAGGGGATGAAGCAGGCTATTGAAGCAGCCAGCAGCAACACAGAGGTTCTGAACATCCCAGACGCCGAAACCTTGGCGAATGTCCTCAGTGCTGGAGTCCAGACCACAGTCAGTGACCCACGCTTGATCGTCTCCTATGAGCCAAACTACGTCCCTGTGGTTCCCCCACAGATGCCTGCCTTGCCCCCTGAGCAGCTCATTGCCGTCCTCCAGACCTCCATCAAGCTCGATATCCTGGAGGGCAACATTGGCTACCTGAGGATTGATCACATCATCGGGGAGGAGGTGGCTGACAAGATTGGCCCTTTGCTTCTAGACCTGGTCTGGAATAAAATCCTGCCAACCTCAGCTCTCATCTTTGACTTGCGCTACACTGGCAGCGGGGACATCTCAGGAGTTCCCTACATTGTGTCTTACTTCACCGAGGCCGAGCCTCAGATTCACATCGACAGCGTGTATGACCGTCCCTCAAACACCACCACCAAGCTGTTTTCCCTGCCCGCACTGATGGGGGAGAGATATGGCATTACCAAACCCCTCATTATCCTCACCAGCAAAAACACCAAGGGCATTGCTGAGGATGTCGCCTACTGCCTCCAGAACCTGAAGAGGGCCACCGTCGTGGGCGAGAAGACCGCCGGGGGCTCTGTGAAAGTCGATAAATTCAAAGTGGCTGACACCGACTTCTACATGACCGTGCCAACCGCAAAGTCCATCAACCCCATCACCGGCTCCACCTGGGAGGTTACAGGTGTGACCCCTCATGTGGAGGTCAACGCCGAGGACGCCCTCGCTACCGCCATCAAGATCGTCAACCTCCGTGCCCAAGTTCCGGCAATCATTGAGGGGTCAGCGACCCTGATTGCTGACAACTACGCCTTTGAAGATATTGGCGCTCATGTTGCAGAAAAGTTGAAAGGGCTCCTGGCAAACGGCGAGTATAGCAAGGTTGTCTCCAAAGAAAGTCTGGAGGTGAAGCTGTCTGCTGACCTGAAGACCTTGTCTGAGGACAAGAGCCTGAAGACTACCAGCAACACCCCAGCCCTGCCACCCATG GATTATTCTCCAGAGATGTATATTGAGCTGATCAAAGTCTCCTTCCACTCTGATATATTTGAGAATAACATCGGTTACCTGCGCTTTGACATGTTCGGAGACTTCGAGGAAGTCAAGGCCATTGCCCAGATTATTATCGAGCACGTCTGGAACAAAGTTGTCAACACTGACGCTATGATCGTTGACCTCAG GAACAACCTTGGCGGCCCAACAACAGCCATCGCAGGCTTCTGCTCTTACTTCTTTGATGCCGACAAGCAGATTGTATTGGACAAGCTGTACGACAGACCATCCGGGACCACCACAGAGCTCCTGACCCTGCCTGAACTCACtg GCGCAAGGTACGGCTCCAAGAAGAGCCTAATCATCCTGACCAGCGGAGCGACTGCCGGCGCCGCAGAAGAGTTTGTTTACATCATGAAGAAGCTCGGCCGCGCCATGATCGTCGGAGAGACCACCGCCGGGGGCTCCCACCCACCCAAGACCTTCAGTGTCGGCGAGACCGACATCTTCCTCAGCATCCCCACCATCCACTCTGACACCGCCGCCGGGCCAGCCTGGGAGAGAGCTGGCATCGCACCTCACATACCCGTCGCAGCTGACGCCGCCCTGGAGACTGCCAAGGGCATCTTCAACAAGCACATTGCAGGCCAGAAGTAA